One region of Candidatus Schekmanbacteria bacterium RIFCSPLOWO2_02_FULL_38_14 genomic DNA includes:
- a CDS encoding ribosomal subunit interface protein translates to MQITVTGRHMELTPTLKDHVQSKVSKLNKYLENILEAHVVLSVEKYRHIAEITIHMDGVNITGKGETDDMYASIDQVLEKIEHQITKRKSKHRTPSNRKENIEQKLSNNLTALEERNSLETETFAGQLVKSSRFEPKPMSPAEAVMQLKVSYDQFLVFANSTTNVINVVYKKKDGNFGLIEPDITHNH, encoded by the coding sequence GTGCAGATAACAGTAACTGGCAGACATATGGAATTAACCCCCACCTTAAAGGACCATGTTCAGTCAAAGGTAAGCAAGCTTAATAAGTACCTTGAAAATATCCTCGAAGCCCATGTGGTTTTATCTGTGGAAAAATACAGACACATAGCAGAGATAACCATCCACATGGATGGTGTTAATATTACAGGCAAGGGTGAAACAGATGATATGTATGCCTCAATAGACCAGGTTCTGGAAAAAATTGAGCATCAGATAACGAAAAGAAAATCCAAGCATCGTACACCGTCAAACAGAAAAGAGAACATTGAACAAAAATTAAGCAATAATTTAACCGCCTTGGAAGAAAGGAACAGTCTTGAAACAGAAACATTTGCAGGTCAACTGGTCAAATCATCAAGATTTGAACCGAAACCAATGTCCCCTGCAGAAGCCGTTATGCAGTTAAAAGTTTCATATGATCAATTTTTAGTATTTGCTAATTCGACAACGAATGTTATAAATGTGGTTTACAAGAAAAAGGATGGTAATTTTGGACTTATAGAGCCTGACATAACTCACAATCATTAA
- a CDS encoding phenylalanine--tRNA ligase subunit beta — MKATIKWLKEYVDFDFSPEKTASIFTMAGIEVEKILYFAKGIENVIAGNILSFEKINSEKKLFLCSVDIGTEALNIVTAASNIKKGMLVAVAPAGTLLPSGLKTESQSFRGIDSGGILCSEQDLGIADHSDKIIELPENSAIGKPIPELIDSEDTVLELSPTPNRPDCLNILGLAREISAITGNPLKLPRIKINESEYDNSKLVSIKIEEPELCPRYTARIIQKIKVSESPPFIRRRLKSVGIRSINNVVDITNYVLIELGHPLHAFDYNLIEGKKIVVRRARSGEKFKTLDGVERNLNDETLLIADSNRGIALAGIMGGQNSEVSENTTDILLESAYFNPVNIRRSSKYLGLSTEASYRFERSADPEILKFASDRAADLIQEICGGKIAAGIIDEYPKKIQREPFLFRHQKAEKILGIKIPENRVSDIIEKLGMEIQEKTDSAIKVVPPSYRPDLTREIDIIEEVARIFGYPNIPTTYPSPSLYHKRKIEKTPLVSEIRNMMTGWGFSEVINYSFIDERVLEKLGITDKSPLCNFVRLKNPLSEEQNILRTTLIPGLLANLELNTKRFLSDIKIFETGKVFFSKGSAEQPEEKTCFSGLLSGEYESKSWMNIKRRMDFFDAKGIIEAVSKHFSVTLSFRKHKDRYKFLDSGKSAEIFLNSKPLGFLGELHPEIAERFEILQSVAVFEICLDELLLNTGTNPVYKPIPKNPPTYRDISIILPEASGFNEIMDIIRKIGGEVLEDVKIFDLFKGKQVPAGKKSMTFSLVFRNPQRTLTDKEVDDIRLNIINELNKKLGAELRT; from the coding sequence ATGAAAGCAACCATAAAATGGCTTAAAGAATATGTTGATTTTGATTTTTCACCTGAAAAAACAGCCAGTATATTTACAATGGCAGGCATTGAGGTGGAGAAAATTTTATATTTTGCCAAAGGCATTGAAAACGTAATAGCAGGGAATATTCTCTCTTTTGAAAAAATCAATAGCGAAAAGAAATTGTTTCTGTGCAGTGTTGACATAGGAACAGAAGCCTTAAATATTGTTACCGCAGCCTCGAACATAAAAAAAGGAATGTTAGTGGCGGTTGCCCCTGCCGGAACTTTGCTCCCTTCAGGTTTAAAAACTGAATCTCAGAGTTTCAGAGGAATTGATTCTGGCGGCATTTTATGCTCTGAGCAGGATTTAGGCATCGCTGACCACTCAGACAAAATCATTGAGCTTCCTGAAAATTCAGCAATTGGAAAACCAATACCTGAACTTATTGATTCAGAGGACACGGTGTTAGAACTGAGTCCAACTCCAAACCGCCCTGATTGCCTGAATATCCTCGGGCTTGCAAGAGAAATATCAGCAATCACAGGAAATCCGCTGAAACTTCCAAGGATAAAAATCAATGAATCAGAGTATGATAATTCAAAGTTAGTATCAATAAAGATAGAGGAGCCAGAGCTCTGCCCTAGATATACTGCAAGAATCATACAAAAAATAAAAGTATCAGAATCACCTCCCTTCATCAGGCGCAGGCTTAAATCTGTCGGCATAAGGTCAATAAATAATGTTGTGGACATAACCAACTATGTGCTCATTGAATTAGGGCATCCCCTGCACGCATTTGATTACAACCTTATTGAAGGGAAAAAAATTGTTGTCAGAAGAGCAAGAAGTGGTGAAAAATTTAAAACCCTTGACGGGGTGGAAAGAAACCTAAATGATGAGACACTGCTTATTGCTGACAGCAACAGGGGAATTGCCTTGGCTGGAATAATGGGTGGGCAGAACTCTGAAGTTTCTGAAAACACCACAGACATTCTTCTTGAGAGCGCATATTTTAATCCTGTAAATATAAGACGGAGTTCAAAATATTTAGGGCTTTCAACTGAAGCATCTTACAGGTTTGAGCGCAGTGCAGACCCTGAAATACTGAAATTTGCATCAGACAGGGCTGCAGACCTGATACAGGAAATCTGCGGAGGGAAAATCGCTGCAGGAATAATTGACGAGTATCCAAAAAAAATCCAGAGAGAGCCGTTTTTATTCCGCCACCAGAAAGCAGAAAAGATTCTCGGAATAAAAATTCCGGAAAACCGTGTTTCTGATATAATTGAAAAGTTGGGAATGGAGATTCAGGAGAAGACTGATTCAGCAATAAAAGTCGTTCCTCCATCATACCGTCCTGACCTGACAAGGGAAATAGATATTATAGAAGAGGTGGCAAGGATATTCGGGTATCCGAATATTCCAACCACCTACCCTTCTCCAAGCCTCTATCATAAAAGAAAGATTGAAAAAACTCCCCTTGTTTCAGAAATCAGGAATATGATGACCGGGTGGGGGTTTTCAGAAGTAATCAACTACAGTTTCATTGACGAAAGGGTTCTCGAAAAGCTCGGCATTACAGATAAAAGCCCTCTTTGCAATTTTGTAAGATTAAAAAATCCTCTTAGCGAGGAACAGAATATACTGAGGACAACACTAATTCCCGGTCTTTTAGCCAATCTGGAATTAAATACAAAAAGATTTCTTTCTGACATTAAGATATTTGAAACAGGAAAAGTATTTTTCAGCAAAGGTTCTGCAGAGCAACCAGAAGAAAAAACCTGCTTCTCGGGTCTGCTTTCAGGAGAATATGAATCAAAATCATGGATGAATATAAAACGCAGAATGGACTTTTTCGATGCAAAAGGAATTATAGAAGCAGTCTCGAAGCATTTCTCAGTCACACTCTCTTTCCGTAAACACAAAGACAGGTATAAATTTCTTGATTCAGGAAAATCAGCAGAGATATTTTTAAATTCAAAACCCTTGGGATTCTTAGGAGAGCTTCATCCGGAAATAGCTGAAAGATTCGAGATTCTCCAGTCAGTTGCGGTATTTGAAATCTGTCTTGATGAGTTACTGCTAAATACAGGAACTAACCCTGTATACAAACCTATTCCAAAAAATCCACCAACTTACAGGGATATTTCTATAATTTTACCTGAAGCATCAGGCTTCAATGAAATAATGGATATAATCAGAAAAATAGGCGGAGAGGTTCTCGAAGATGTAAAAATCTTTGACCTTTTTAAAGGAAAGCAGGTCCCGGCAGGAAAAAAAAGCATGACTTTTTCGCTTGTATTCAGAAATCCCCAACGAACACTCACAGACAAGGAAGTTGATGATATCAGGCTCAATATCATAAACGAGCTTAACAAAAAATTAGGCGCAGAATTGAGGACTTGA
- a CDS encoding phenylalanine--tRNA ligase subunit alpha, whose product MEKKLSLIASKALEEIQLSKTSSELSSLRVKYVGRKGSLTNILKELKNLPVEKRAEVGKFANEIKNSIEKALEGKNRHLKNLETEEKSSKDTIDITLPGKEFQIGRKHLITQILDEIVSIFLRLGFSIEEGPETELDYYNFEALNIPKDHPARDMQDTFYISDEVLLRTHTSPVQIRAYLKSKPPIQIIAQGKVYRRDADISHLPMFHQIEGFHVDEGITFSDLKGTLETFIHSMFGNDVGLRFRPSFFPFTEPSAEVDIACVICKGKGCRVCKSSGWVEILGCGMVDPDVFKRVGYDDEKYTGYAFGMGIERIAMLKYQIDDIRLFFENDLRFLNQF is encoded by the coding sequence ATGGAAAAAAAATTATCATTAATAGCATCAAAGGCGCTGGAAGAAATCCAGCTCTCAAAAACAAGCTCAGAGCTGTCCAGTCTCAGGGTCAAATATGTTGGAAGAAAGGGAAGCCTTACAAATATATTGAAGGAGCTTAAAAATCTTCCTGTTGAAAAAAGGGCTGAAGTTGGAAAATTCGCAAATGAAATTAAGAACTCGATTGAAAAAGCCCTTGAGGGAAAAAACAGACACCTGAAGAATTTAGAGACAGAAGAAAAATCCAGCAAAGATACCATAGACATAACTCTCCCCGGAAAAGAATTTCAAATTGGCAGAAAGCACTTAATAACCCAGATTCTTGATGAAATAGTTTCCATATTCCTCCGTCTTGGATTCAGCATTGAAGAAGGACCGGAAACAGAACTTGACTACTACAACTTCGAAGCCCTGAATATCCCCAAAGACCACCCTGCAAGAGACATGCAGGATACTTTTTATATTTCTGATGAGGTTCTTCTCAGAACACATACATCACCTGTGCAGATAAGGGCTTATCTTAAAAGTAAGCCTCCGATTCAGATTATCGCGCAGGGAAAGGTTTATCGCCGCGATGCAGATATATCGCATCTTCCGATGTTTCATCAGATTGAGGGGTTTCACGTTGATGAAGGCATCACCTTTTCTGACCTCAAGGGAACACTTGAAACATTTATCCACAGCATGTTCGGAAATGACGTTGGCTTGAGATTCCGCCCAAGCTTTTTCCCGTTTACTGAACCAAGCGCAGAAGTAGATATTGCCTGTGTCATATGCAAGGGAAAAGGATGCAGGGTCTGCAAAAGCAGCGGATGGGTTGAAATTCTCGGATGCGGAATGGTTGACCCGGATGTTTTTAAGAGAGTTGGCTACGATGATGAAAAGTACACCGGATACGCATTCGGAATGGGAATTGAAAGAATTGCTATGCTCAAATACCAGATAGATGATATAAGATTATTTTTTGAGAATGATTTGAGGTTTCTCAATCAGTTTTGA
- a CDS encoding Rieske (2Fe-2S) protein, whose amino-acid sequence MDHLWSRRDFFSLAGWSMIISMLLGSTIAFTRFMFPRVLFEPKTTFKAGFPDEYPVGTVSEKYKESQAVWIIRTEEGLYTLLARCTHLGCTPRWLEAENKFKCPCHGSGFFRDGVNFEGPAPRALERLKISLSDEGELVIDKSVKFLFEKGEWEKSDALLKI is encoded by the coding sequence ATAGACCATTTATGGTCAAGGAGAGATTTTTTTTCTTTGGCAGGGTGGTCAATGATTATTTCTATGTTACTTGGCTCAACAATAGCCTTTACAAGATTTATGTTTCCAAGGGTACTGTTTGAGCCAAAGACAACTTTTAAGGCAGGATTTCCAGATGAGTATCCAGTTGGAACAGTTAGTGAAAAATATAAAGAGTCACAGGCGGTATGGATAATAAGAACAGAGGAAGGGTTATATACGCTGCTTGCCCGTTGTACTCACCTTGGTTGCACTCCACGTTGGCTTGAGGCTGAAAATAAATTTAAATGTCCCTGCCATGGAAGTGGTTTTTTCAGAGATGGCGTGAATTTTGAGGGTCCTGCGCCAAGGGCGCTTGAAAGATTAAAGATTTCTCTTTCTGATGAGGGAGAACTTGTAATAGATAAAAGTGTCAAATTTCTTTTTGAAAAAGGTGAATGGGAAAAATCTGACGCACTTTTAAAAATTTAA
- a CDS encoding PTS fructose transporter subunit IIA, with the protein MKISDIMKERGILPNLASRDKLGALRDLANLLVTTFKLKEDAEKLVKILEDREKLGSTGIGDGIAIPHGKLSSLKEELLVLGRSKEGIDFNSMDGKPTYLFFLLMGPEEAAGIHLKALARLSRLLKNALFRDSLMKAGNSVEMMEMIKLEDSKY; encoded by the coding sequence ATGAAAATATCAGATATTATGAAAGAAAGAGGTATATTACCAAACCTTGCTTCACGTGATAAATTAGGAGCATTAAGGGATCTCGCTAATCTTCTGGTAACTACTTTTAAACTAAAAGAAGATGCAGAAAAATTAGTAAAAATCCTGGAAGACAGAGAAAAACTCGGAAGTACAGGAATCGGAGACGGTATAGCCATACCTCATGGTAAGCTATCATCCCTCAAGGAAGAGTTGCTGGTGCTTGGAAGGTCAAAGGAAGGAATCGATTTCAATTCCATGGACGGAAAACCAACTTATCTGTTTTTTCTCCTGATGGGTCCCGAAGAAGCTGCTGGAATCCATTTGAAAGCCCTGGCAAGGCTTTCAAGGTTGCTTAAAAATGCTTTATTTAGAGATTCTTTGATGAAAGCCGGTAATTCCGTTGAAATGATGGAAATGATTAAACTTGAAGATTCCAAATACTGA
- a CDS encoding nitrate oxidoreductase subunit beta → MAQVYNWQLGRDMEYPYEAGYPAEQFAFVFNINRCIACQTCTMACKSTWTFSKGQEFMWWNNVESKPYGGYPQFWDMKLMQIIEQINPGGQVWDSSKKDGAGKPYGEFGGMTVFEAALKKYGPEGGQRAVGYIPNDEEWSAPNIYEDTAKGIKGEPNKMHSEGVKLPEHGTWFFYLQRLCNHCSHPACVAACPRKAIYKRPEDGIVLIDQSRCRGYRKCVEGCPYKKPMFRASSRVSEKCIACYPRIEGKDPLTGNVPTETRCMAACVGKIRMQGLVKLNPDGSWKEDKNHPLYYLIKVEKVALPLCPTFGTQPNGYYIPPRWVPRDYLRQMFGPGVDEAIEKYSAPSRELLAVLQLFRTTQKIIYSYKIEEGKKVYETTINGKKWEMFNDTVIGFGKNGEEVIRTTVEEPFYERPDKHANSI, encoded by the coding sequence ATGGCGCAAGTATATAACTGGCAATTAGGAAGGGATATGGAATATCCTTATGAAGCCGGATATCCCGCAGAGCAGTTTGCCTTTGTGTTTAACATTAATCGCTGCATTGCCTGCCAGACCTGCACAATGGCATGTAAGTCAACATGGACATTTTCAAAGGGACAGGAATTTATGTGGTGGAACAATGTTGAGTCAAAGCCATACGGCGGATACCCGCAATTCTGGGACATGAAATTGATGCAGATTATTGAGCAGATAAATCCCGGAGGACAGGTTTGGGATTCATCCAAAAAAGACGGAGCAGGCAAACCTTACGGCGAATTTGGCGGAATGACTGTGTTTGAGGCAGCGCTTAAGAAATATGGTCCTGAAGGGGGACAGAGGGCAGTTGGTTATATTCCAAATGACGAGGAATGGAGTGCTCCAAACATTTATGAAGATACTGCAAAGGGGATAAAGGGCGAGCCTAATAAAATGCACAGTGAAGGAGTAAAACTTCCTGAGCATGGAACATGGTTTTTCTACCTTCAGAGGCTGTGCAACCACTGTTCGCATCCTGCATGTGTTGCTGCGTGTCCGAGAAAGGCAATTTACAAGCGTCCTGAGGACGGGATAGTTCTCATTGACCAGTCAAGATGCAGAGGATACAGGAAATGCGTTGAGGGGTGTCCTTACAAGAAACCAATGTTCAGAGCTTCATCAAGGGTTTCTGAAAAGTGCATTGCCTGCTATCCAAGGATTGAAGGCAAAGACCCGTTAACAGGAAATGTTCCTACAGAAACAAGGTGCATGGCAGCATGTGTCGGCAAGATAAGGATGCAGGGACTTGTAAAGCTCAACCCGGATGGAAGTTGGAAAGAAGACAAAAACCATCCTTTATATTACCTTATTAAGGTTGAAAAGGTTGCGCTTCCTCTTTGTCCTACATTTGGAACACAGCCAAACGGATATTATATTCCGCCAAGATGGGTGCCAAGAGACTATTTAAGGCAGATGTTTGGTCCTGGTGTTGATGAGGCAATTGAAAAATATTCAGCACCATCAAGAGAGCTTCTTGCAGTACTTCAACTTTTTAGGACAACACAGAAGATTATTTATAGCTACAAGATTGAAGAAGGCAAAAAGGTCTATGAGACAACCATCAACGGTAAGAAGTGGGAAATGTTCAATGATACAGTAATCGGGTTTGGAAAGAACGGAGAGGAAGTTATAAGAACAACTGTTGAGGAACCTTTCTATGAAAGGCCTGATAAACATGCGAACTCAATCTGA
- a CDS encoding 50S ribosomal protein L20, producing the protein MPRAKRGFKARRRRKKILKMAKGYWGAKSRSYAIAAQAILKSLTYSYIGRKQKKRNFRKLWITRINAAARINGISYSKLISGLNKANIKINRKSLSELAIKDPGDFSEIVTIAKSNLS; encoded by the coding sequence ATGCCACGAGCAAAACGAGGGTTCAAAGCCAGGAGAAGAAGAAAAAAGATACTGAAAATGGCAAAGGGCTACTGGGGTGCCAAAAGCAGGAGCTATGCTATTGCGGCTCAAGCCATTCTTAAAAGCCTGACTTACTCATATATTGGCCGCAAGCAGAAAAAGAGAAATTTCAGAAAACTCTGGATTACAAGGATCAATGCTGCGGCAAGAATTAATGGTATCTCATACAGCAAATTAATTTCAGGTTTAAACAAAGCTAACATTAAAATTAACAGGAAAAGCTTATCCGAGCTCGCAATAAAAGACCCGGGTGATTTTTCTGAAATAGTTACAATTGCCAAAAGTAATCTATCTTAA
- a CDS encoding phosphocarrier protein HPr, which translates to MEKNKNTIKMTIKNKLGLHARAAATLVKLTNKFNSEISIEKSGQVVNGKSIMGVMMLAAAKGHEIWVTAEGEDSNEALESIKQLVYDKFGEE; encoded by the coding sequence ATGGAAAAAAATAAAAATACTATAAAGATGACAATAAAAAACAAGCTCGGACTGCATGCAAGGGCTGCGGCAACACTTGTCAAACTGACAAACAAATTCAACTCTGAAATCTCTATTGAGAAAAGTGGTCAGGTTGTTAACGGAAAGAGTATTATGGGAGTGATGATGCTTGCAGCAGCTAAAGGACACGAAATATGGGTCACTGCCGAAGGCGAAGACTCAAATGAAGCCCTTGAAAGCATAAAACAGCTTGTATATGATAAGTTTGGTGAAGAATAA
- a CDS encoding nitrate oxidoreductase subunit alpha, which yields MGFSRRRFLKTTAAAGTVAVFAKDGLALEMLQPVVAIDNPLQSYPPRDWEKIYRDQYRYDSTFTYVCSPNDTHACRLKAFVRNGVVMRSEQNYDVKDYADLYGNKATPNWGPRGCLKGFTFHRRVYGPYRLKYPIVRKGWKQWADEGFPELTEENKKKYKFDSRGTDEFVRLSWDKAVDYIARGFINIAERYNGEEGAKKLLAQGYEPEMVQEMRGAGTRTFKLRGGMGLLGVIGKYGMYRLSNTLALLDANLRKVDHEHALGGRAWSNYTWHGDQAPGHPYVHGLQASEIDLNDLRFSKLHIQVGKNMVENKMPESHWFIETMERGAKIVVIAPEYNPPATKADYWIPVRPGISDTSIFLGISKYLMDNNLYDEPFVKKFTDFPLLVRTDNLKRLRAHEVFKGYKSVIDPNGASFKIQGLKKEQYEKLGDFVVFDAKTKKLKAITRDEIGDKMTAKGIDPDLGYKGTIKLANGEKVEVMTLWEMYKIHLKDYDIDTVAEITRAPKNLIEQLAKDIATIKPVAIHYGEGINHWFHATLHNRATYLPLMLTGNIGVKGSGSHTWAGNYKSALFQGSAWSGPGFKGWVAEDPFEVNLDPNAKGKDIHAHAYTKDEEPAYWNHGDKPLIVNTPKYGRKVFTGQTHMPTPTKVMYFTNVNLINNAKHVYDMLKNVDPKVELIISQDIEMTASIEYADFALPANSWMEFEGNEITASCSNPFLQIWKGGIKPLYDTKDDVDILATIAKRLGEILNDKRFADYWKFVLEGNRDVYIQRLLDSSTTTAGYKLEDIMSGKYGEPGVALMLFRTYPRNPFYEQVTDSIPFYTDTGRLHAYCDIPEAIEYGENFVVHREGPEGTPYLPNVIVSSNPYIRPDDYGLSPDAMHWDERTVRNIKMPWSEVKKSKNPLWEKGYKFYCMTPKTRHTVHSSWAVTDWNLIWDSNFGDPYRMDKRTPGVGERQMHINPEAARDLGLNDGDYAYIDANPMDRPYRDWKPDDPFYKVSRLMIRVKYNPAYPYNVIMMKHSAFIATEKTVKAHETREDGRALSADTGYQSTFRYGSHQALTRNWHMPMHQTDSLFHKTKTFMGFVFGGEADNHAVNTVPKETLVKISKAEDGGLGGKGIWRPATTGYTPGNESEYMKSYLNGEIVKVKKS from the coding sequence ATGGGATTTAGCAGGAGAAGGTTTTTAAAAACCACAGCGGCGGCAGGAACTGTTGCAGTATTTGCCAAGGATGGTCTTGCGCTTGAAATGCTGCAGCCTGTTGTGGCGATTGACAATCCTCTCCAGTCCTATCCGCCAAGGGACTGGGAAAAAATCTACAGGGACCAGTATCGTTATGACAGCACTTTCACATATGTATGCTCGCCAAACGACACGCATGCCTGTCGTCTGAAGGCTTTTGTGAGAAACGGCGTGGTGATGAGGTCTGAGCAGAACTATGATGTAAAAGATTATGCAGATCTCTATGGCAACAAGGCAACCCCTAACTGGGGTCCAAGAGGGTGTTTGAAGGGGTTCACTTTCCACAGAAGGGTCTATGGTCCTTACAGATTGAAATATCCTATTGTGAGAAAGGGATGGAAGCAATGGGCTGATGAGGGTTTTCCTGAACTTACAGAGGAGAACAAAAAGAAGTATAAATTTGACTCACGCGGGACTGATGAATTTGTAAGACTTTCATGGGACAAGGCTGTAGATTATATTGCGCGTGGGTTTATCAATATTGCAGAACGTTACAACGGCGAGGAAGGAGCAAAAAAACTTTTGGCTCAGGGCTATGAGCCTGAGATGGTTCAGGAAATGAGGGGTGCTGGGACAAGGACATTTAAACTGCGCGGCGGAATGGGGCTTTTAGGCGTAATCGGCAAATACGGCATGTACCGCCTTTCAAACACCCTTGCGCTTCTTGACGCAAACTTAAGAAAGGTTGACCACGAACACGCACTTGGGGGAAGAGCATGGTCAAACTATACATGGCACGGTGATCAGGCGCCCGGGCATCCTTATGTTCATGGCCTTCAGGCTTCAGAAATAGACCTCAATGATCTCCGTTTCTCTAAACTCCATATTCAGGTGGGAAAAAATATGGTTGAAAACAAGATGCCTGAGTCCCACTGGTTTATTGAGACTATGGAAAGAGGTGCAAAAATAGTAGTTATAGCTCCTGAGTATAATCCGCCTGCAACAAAAGCAGATTACTGGATACCAGTGCGTCCTGGCATTTCTGATACATCAATCTTTCTTGGAATAAGCAAGTATTTGATGGACAACAACCTCTATGATGAACCGTTTGTTAAGAAGTTTACTGATTTTCCTCTTCTTGTGAGAACTGATAACCTCAAGAGATTAAGAGCTCACGAAGTATTCAAGGGTTATAAATCAGTGATTGACCCAAATGGCGCAAGCTTCAAAATTCAGGGACTTAAAAAAGAACAGTATGAAAAGCTTGGCGACTTTGTTGTCTTTGATGCAAAAACCAAGAAGCTCAAGGCAATTACACGTGATGAGATTGGTGATAAAATGACTGCAAAGGGGATTGACCCTGACTTGGGATACAAAGGCACTATAAAGCTTGCCAACGGCGAAAAGGTTGAGGTTATGACACTTTGGGAAATGTACAAAATACATCTCAAAGATTATGATATTGACACAGTTGCCGAAATCACACGCGCTCCAAAAAATCTTATTGAACAGCTTGCAAAAGACATTGCAACAATCAAACCTGTTGCAATCCATTATGGTGAGGGAATCAACCACTGGTTCCATGCAACACTCCACAACCGCGCAACATACCTTCCATTAATGCTAACAGGCAACATTGGAGTAAAGGGCTCAGGTTCGCATACATGGGCTGGTAATTATAAATCAGCATTGTTTCAGGGTTCTGCATGGAGTGGACCGGGTTTCAAGGGATGGGTTGCAGAAGACCCGTTTGAAGTTAACTTAGACCCGAATGCAAAGGGAAAAGATATACACGCACATGCATATACAAAGGACGAGGAGCCTGCATACTGGAACCACGGCGATAAGCCGCTGATTGTTAATACACCAAAATACGGCAGAAAGGTTTTTACCGGGCAAACTCACATGCCAACTCCTACAAAGGTGATGTATTTTACAAACGTCAACCTTATCAACAACGCAAAGCATGTGTATGACATGCTTAAAAATGTTGACCCAAAAGTTGAGTTGATAATTTCGCAGGATATTGAGATGACAGCATCAATTGAATATGCAGACTTTGCTCTGCCTGCAAACTCATGGATGGAATTTGAGGGGAATGAAATAACAGCTTCATGCTCAAACCCGTTCCTGCAGATATGGAAGGGTGGTATTAAACCCCTTTATGATACCAAAGATGATGTAGACATACTTGCAACGATAGCCAAGAGGCTTGGAGAGATTCTTAATGATAAACGTTTTGCAGATTACTGGAAGTTTGTTCTTGAAGGAAACCGCGATGTCTATATCCAGCGCCTGCTTGACTCTTCAACAACAACAGCAGGCTACAAGCTTGAAGACATCATGTCAGGAAAATACGGAGAGCCGGGCGTAGCCCTGATGCTTTTCCGCACATATCCCCGCAATCCGTTCTATGAACAGGTAACTGACAGCATTCCATTCTATACTGATACTGGAAGGTTGCATGCCTACTGTGATATACCAGAGGCAATTGAATACGGTGAGAATTTTGTAGTTCACCGCGAAGGACCAGAAGGGACTCCATATCTTCCAAATGTAATTGTCAGTTCAAACCCATATATCAGGCCTGATGACTATGGACTTTCCCCTGATGCAATGCACTGGGATGAGAGAACTGTAAGAAATATTAAAATGCCTTGGAGTGAGGTAAAAAAATCAAAGAACCCACTCTGGGAAAAAGGCTACAAGTTTTACTGCATGACTCCAAAGACACGTCATACAGTTCACTCTTCATGGGCTGTTACTGACTGGAACTTAATCTGGGATTCAAACTTTGGCGACCCCTACAGAATGGATAAAAGGACACCCGGAGTTGGCGAGCGTCAGATGCATATTAATCCAGAAGCGGCAAGAGACCTTGGCTTAAATGACGGAGACTATGCATATATTGATGCTAATCCAATGGACAGGCCTTACAGAGACTGGAAGCCGGATGACCCGTTCTACAAGGTTTCAAGGCTTATGATAAGGGTTAAGTACAATCCTGCTTACCCATACAATGTGATAATGATGAAACATTCAGCTTTTATAGCAACCGAGAAAACTGTCAAAGCGCACGAGACAAGGGAAGATGGAAGAGCGCTTTCAGCAGATACCGGCTATCAGTCAACTTTCCGCTACGGCTCGCATCAGGCGCTTACAAGAAACTGGCATATGCCAATGCACCAGACAGATTCTCTATTCCATAAGACAAAAACCTTTATGGGTTTTGTGTTTGGCGGCGAGGCAGATAACCACGCAGTCAACACAGTGCCAAAAGAGACTCTTGTCAAGATAAGCAAGGCTGAAGATGGCGGTCTTGGCGGCAAGGGAATCTGGAGACCTGCAACAACAGGATATACACCAGGTAATGAAAGCGAGTATATGAAAAGCTATCTAAATGGTGAAATCGTTAAGGTAAAAAAATCTTAA
- a CDS encoding 50S ribosomal protein L35, whose amino-acid sequence MPKLKTNKSAAKRFKRTRSGKLKRHTAYASHILTKKTKKRKRKLRKNRMVSKTDMKRLNKLLPNS is encoded by the coding sequence ATGCCTAAACTTAAGACAAATAAAAGTGCAGCAAAAAGGTTTAAAAGAACACGTAGTGGAAAACTGAAGCGTCATACTGCCTATGCAAGCCATATTCTGACTAAAAAGACCAAGAAAAGAAAGAGAAAGCTTAGAAAAAACCGTATGGTTTCAAAGACAGATATGAAGAGATTGAACAAACTGCTGCCCAATTCATAG